aacagaactctaagctattgtctgtgcggaggtattttatttgctttcccatctgtttttcaatcatgattttccaagacttaaatgcggaaaacacatcgcttttctgcttcaggaaaaacgcccacacttttctggaaaaatcatcaataaaagttaacatataattagcgccacctctcgaaggcactctggatggcccctacagatcagaatgaatatactgtaacgttcccttcgtgttatggattcctctggtgaatcgaactctcttttgcttcccaaaaaggcagtgctcacagaacttcagtttgcaaattccttgcccatcaagaagtcctcttttgctcaattctgccataccattctcactcatatgccctaggcgcatatgccaaagtttagtaatatcatcatctgacaaggaagaggataagacaactgcatcaccagtaacagtagaaccctgcaaaacatataacttggtagtctttctctgcccttttaTCACAATGagtgaacctttggaaatctttaaAACCCCACTTTTAGCTGTGTATTTATACCCTTttaaatcaagagtactcaacaaaattaaatttttctttaattctggaacatgtcgtacgtcactaagtgttctaacgactccatcaaacatcgtaactctaattgttccaacaccttcaatcctacatgaagcattatttccaaTCAAAACAATACATTCAGACTccgtttcgtaagttgtaaactaATCCCGATTgagactcatgtggaaggtgcaacccgaatcaaggatccacttcTTGCTCGTTTTAGAATtattgacagaagcgactagaagttcaccatcgctgtagtcttctacaacatcagctttactggaattttctagttgtttttcattttgattcgcagcctcctTTTTATCttattctgtagcttatagcactcagatttaatgtgccctttcttcttacagaagttacaagttttacctcgtTTAAaaacttcgatctacccttagatttactgcgaggattccgttcatgtgtccttccacgattaACATCAACATttagatcttgtctcccacgaacaataAGACCCTCTCCCCGAGAGtcggttttaaccacaagatgcttcatcttatcatacgaggttaaagaatcataaacctcatcaactgtgagagactcgcgacTATATACAATCGTATctttaaaggttgaataagacgggggcaatgaacaaagtagaatcaaccctagatcttcattatcatactgaacctccatggcctccaagtttgagagaatttctttaaacactgttaagtgttcgtgcacatatgcaccttcctccaaacgatgagcataaagacgctgcttcatatgcagcttgctagttagagttttcgacatacatatttgttccaacctcttccataatccagcggcggttttctccttcatcacatcctgtaaaatttcgttagacaaatgtagatgtaactgtgttaacgccttttgATCCTTTCGTTTtttctcttcctccgtcaatgttgaatgcatcttatctacccctagcagggcttcctcaaagtccatctgtgcaagaattgcctgcatctttatttgccacaacgcaaatctggtgttgcgatccaacagcgaaatttcgtacttcaaagacgtcattaccgtgatttgagatgaacaacccggaagctcggataccaatttaacaaaaatataatgtcggtaatgacaatatatcgcaaagaaaaagaaatagaaaaataaaaaacacacaaattttacatgaaaaccctttcggggaaaaaccacgggcagaggagaagaaaatttactgtgtcgaattcgaattaattacaagagcaatagactatgcctatttataggcttgtaaaccttatgctaataggagtgaaactccttattctaataatatcaaatagatggagtttaataatgtttaaaaaatcttattctaaaataaaataaaagaagtataattctatagagattttacttttattttattttaccacagtatttaatttaaataaggatttgggtcacttaattctaacaggTATAGTGGATAAATAGCCATCGACGTGTAGTAAAATATATCTTAGATCCAAGTTAATCTAACGGTCAGTGCCAAAGATCAGAGAAGAAAGCCGTTTGGATTTTGATTCATAAATTTACAATGCtcaaagttatttcatgcaaaaaaaaaaagaactgtATAAGAGAAAGGGAAAGAGAACTTTTAATTGGTGCAGGCGATGCGAATAGAGAAGACCATacgataataattttaacaatacaataatttaaataaaaacttctgaataatttattgacaatttaataactttttaaaattaagtggaGTTTTGTTGAGCAAAGGAAAACGAAAAGAGCTTTGTCGTCCTAGATTCCTAGTTCTGTAATGAAAAAAACCTCAAATTCAGGTTAATGGTTGTGAAATCGACATGTCCTAGTGCTAACactggttttttatttttatcctttaaaacAAGATTTCAACCTTCTATCTagaaatttgtgtgttcataaattttttagattaatatatCATTTTGGTACTTATATTTTGTtctaatattcaatttagtaaaaaattgactttaatgttcaatttgatacttagATTCAACAACATCATGGCCATGTGGtacaataaatatttaacatgtaTGCTCTAGTAAAAGAACATACGTACttaattgagacaaaaaaatataaatatttgacagGTGCCAAATCGAACATTAAAGTCAAACTTGGGTACTTAtatgagataaaagaaaaagtcaagtatcatttaaaaaaaaaaaactcaggtACCAAACTAAACACTGAAGCCAAACTCAGGTATCAAATGAAGACAAAAAAacttaagtaccaaattgaacattaaaactaagtataagtatcaaatgttatattaatctaattttatctgaaataaaaattgtttgGCCATTAGAAATAACTACaagctttttttaaataaaaataaatataggtaaaaaaacaagaaaacattATAGTTTCTCAAGAAAGTTGTGATAGGTAATTTTGCGCGTTTGCTCCACTAATAAGGCTGAGGGAATTTTGAGGCAAAAATTAGCTTAAGCGATGTTGAAACTCAAAGGAAAGTCTTTGCTTGGAGTACATATTTGCTATACCAAAAAAGATAGTCTTGGTACAGATTAAAGAGATTGTGTAGGTTCGTTTAGGAGGAAAACCGATCAATAGAACTAATCTCGCTAATACTTCAGTTTGTATTTCTCGAGACACCATTAGTTAATTTGTTTGTAGAGCTTAAAGTTACGCAATAATTTAActgttttcttaaattaatgaaatttatcattcataaaaaattaaattagaacaaagaaattaaaaacattatgtttatataattttgttaaattaaatcaattatattgTCCCTAGATGTGAACAATGATAGATCGACACGTGCCCCTATCTTGCTGTATGCCTGCATGTTGATCGTGACTGATGCTTTTTGTTTTTCCAGTGAAAGAACGTTGCTTTTTTACTTGCAAACAGTAAtctaaatagtaattatttttaaggtttttacatattgttaatatattaaatatataaacccttggattaagttttaatttcatttatgtaAACACCACATATTTGAacgtattatattttaatttaaggatttaaaaattatataaaataatatacattaaCCTAACTCtgaatatcaaattaaatgtgATTTGACTTGAaagtaattttgattttgattttttttcttgggtAATTGACCAAACACATGTTGTGACTCGCATTATCATCTTTGTACCCTAAAGAAAAGGCTACTCTCGTGAATCTTGCTGATCTAAATTTAATGCAGAGGTGGAgaaattttggttatatgttaagggtgagtttagatgtgcggtgcggtgcggtgcgtttagcttattttttgtctcacgttacagtatctaatctcaccgttaccgctgtttttacactaatcgcaggtaaacacaccgcccatccaaactcaccctaaatcTCGATGATTTATATgtcaatctttaaaaatattattccaaGTGAAGCTAGagaatttgtttttgtttttgtgggtcaaatataaattataaatttgattaatttctattaatggaaaaattgttttttagcccattcaaaagattaaaacattctattttaaactttttagccattggttaaatagaaaaaaatgtatttttaaccCACcaaaagttttaataatttaatttaagcccttttaatatgattttttaaactttaacctctcaaaattttataattttataattcccTTAAGCAATctatgaaattgagaaattatatACATAGACTAGAAATGAcatattaattatgtaaatgaaaatttttaaacaatatatatcAGAATTTATatgcaaaaattataaaaatcatcaCGTTTTCACATTCTAATAAAGTAAACTAGAggattaacttttaatattgataaattaaagGGATAAGAATCAAATTAGACCTTTTTTAGACACCTTTATAATCTTAATCAAACTTATACTTCAACAATAGAACTGATAGAGATTGTGTAACCCAAGTCCgtatagaactatacttctactattttattttgattagaaCAAAGTTTTTTAACtcttaaatagatgtagtcgaaactcctattgtatcatttgtttttcaacattaaagaatttcttttcttctgccagtgatatttttcccaaataattttcacgtaaaatctgtcttcttatatttattttcttattgctttgcgaTCATTTTACCGCCATTATCGAACagatataaatttcaaattaaaaagctaaaatttagaccaaaatgatataaaaaaacattCCATTATACCAAACATCATTCGGTTACCTTTGCTTTTGTGCTTTTGAGTTTATATATTTACGCTAATGACATGATTTGATGATCCCTTCCCCATGTCGCAACATTTTCAGAACCAAAGTCTTTGATTCTTCACCCAAATTTACATTTCTAACCCCTATCCCTTCAAGCTGGAAACCAAAAGTATGCCTATAGAGGTGGGAATATAATTGTCCAAACACAACCAGTGTTCTTAGCTTCCACAGTTGTTTCGACACGTAGAAACACACTTAAAGTCAGGAATGTTATTAAAGATTAAGATTGATGTTGACGTCatttagtcaaaattttaagaaattccttaaatttacttttttataattaagattGATTTTATATTCGTGATTATCTTTTTTAATAACATTATCTCTAATATCCACgctttagatttttcttttgaaaatacaaTACGACACTGACTCAATTGGTAAAGACGGAAGTCTTGGGTCTTATATATTTAAGTTTGAGATTTACTTATATCGTAGGTCTTTAAATCGATAATGTACAATGAATCCCAATTTATTGactacaatttatttattttatatttaaaaataatattcgatataaaaatatagagagaGTATATGGAGTTATGAACCACAtacattattaaaaaagaaaaaaagaaaaaaaccatatGTAGTTGTCTTGTCCCACttccttttcatcttttctattTGAAGGAACAATGAAAACCTAACACCTAGAATTTACAGACTCATAAGCAGGAAAAAAAAAGCAACACACCTTAGTTCTTACCCTAAgaacaacaaaacaaaacacaaaaaacaaCAACCTAGTTTCTCAAAATAACGTAGGTTGTTTTTCTTCCTTCCTTCCTTCATAAaagcttttatttcttttagttatttttgacaaaatatataaacagaTGGGCAGAGGAAAAGTGGAGTTGAAGAGGATCGAAAACAAGATAAATCGACAAGTCACATTTGCAAAACGAAGAAATGGTTTACTCAAAAAAGCTTATGAACTTTCCATCCTTTGTGATGCTGAGGTTGCTCTTATCATTTTCTCTAATCGTGGTAAACTCTATGAATTTTCCAGTTCTAACAggtaactcttttttttttttttcccttacaAAATCTGAATCTGTGCTTTTCTTCTGGATTCTTTTCAAGAGATCTTTTAAAACCCCCACAAAATTTCATGATCTTTGtgtttcgattttattttaccaAGTTTCTAAGAACCCTAAAAtagatggtttttttttaaatttataacttatgcactatttttaatgattttggattaaatacaatttttaaacCTAATGATGAATTGACATGCATACTGCTTTGTGTgtgtatataatttatcttaaaaatgCATGGATTAATTCACAGTACATGACATATTAATACATTGTCTTCTATATGTCTTTATATAAATCAATATGCAGCTTTCTCTATAAAAGCTTACTGCAAATTTGTGCTTTTATTTAGGGCCCTTTTCTCCATTGTTTCATTCATCCATGGATAGGAcaacttatatataaattaaatttttttatcataataccctttataaattaaataataataagtttcCAAGAATGTACATTTAATGAATCTAATATTCACATCATTTGCAAGCAATGAGGgattaaatcaataaattgattgtttaatgagATACTTTTGTAAAGATTTAGGAAACTAATATTAAGTagaaataattacattttgtttaataatttaacaataatttaaattataagtataATTTTAGTGTCATAAATTAAGTGAAATAAACTTATAAGAGAAAAGTGATTGAgttattgttaaataaataatttaatttttaaaaataaaataaaataaacactcTCTTACTTCTActcattcaatttttaattaaaattaatttttattatttgtgtaCCATAAGACTAgttaagttttaataataaaattaagtataattttaaaatttaataaatggtGACCATTAGAGAAGCACCCATGAAAATTTGTGACTGAACATTGTTACTTTTTTCCATGTCGATGTACAAATGgttccttatttaatttttataataacaataaaattagtatATTAAAGTACTAATTTCTTTCTATGCGTGCAGCATTGCTGATATACTAGAGAGGTACAACAGGTGCACCTATGGAGCATTGGAACCTGGTCAAACAGAAATTGAGACACAGGTTATTTCATGCCTGTGattcactatatatatatatatatataactttagtCAAAGCAGTAGACATGGGTGAAGCCAAAAATTGCTTTAGGAGTAGagataaatcataaattctttTGAGTTTCAACCACTCATTTCactaatttcataaattttaaaagggttaaatgataaatttctcGTATTTTTAAACCACTCTGGGATATCATGTTATATGAATATAAGTTTGACAAAATCTAAAAGTGGTGCATGTCATCAAACAGCGAAACTACCAGGAATATTTGAAGCTCAAAGCAAAAGTTCAGGTCCTTCAACATTCACAAAGGTAACACAAAGCAAaacaaagttatatatatagtatctatatgtgtgtgtatataacatatatatatatatatattgtagaCATTTTCTGGGGGAAGATTTAGGAGACTTGGGCTCTGAGGAACTTGAGCAGCTTGAGCATCAGTTGGACTTCTCTTTGAAGAAAATCAGGTCATTAAAGGTATTTTTCTCTCAATTAGGGTTCTCTATGGtgaatatgattattttaattttacatcattttttatAGATTAATCCCATACAATTATTCATCTTTGAGTGgtattttattaataacatTTTGCTGAGAAAAAAGTACTTATCTTATGCTGACATTTATGCTttttttgaatgaatgcagatgGAGCGTATGGTTGAGCAGCTTTCTAAACTTGAAAGAAAggtacatgtatatgtatatgtattattaaCTTTGTGTTTTCTAGATATCATCATGCTTGTATTCTTTGTATACAGGAAGAAATGCTACTGGAAACCAACAGAAACCTGAGAAGG
The sequence above is a segment of the Gossypium raimondii isolate GPD5lz chromosome 4, ASM2569854v1, whole genome shotgun sequence genome. Coding sequences within it:
- the LOC105779850 gene encoding MADS-box protein 04g005320 is translated as MGRGKVELKRIENKINRQVTFAKRRNGLLKKAYELSILCDAEVALIIFSNRGKLYEFSSSNSIADILERYNRCTYGALEPGQTEIETQRNYQEYLKLKAKVQVLQHSQRHFLGEDLGDLGSEELEQLEHQLDFSLKKIRSLKMERMVEQLSKLERKEEMLLETNRNLRRKLDENASALRSTWETGEQSVPCNLQHPRFLEPLQCTTSMQISYNVPADLTHENIATTTSAPSGFIPDWML